The bacterium DNA window ATTCATGCGGAAAAAATATACGTTTCTGAAGAAACAGCCGTGCGAATAAACGAGGCAAAAAAAGCGGGAAAAAGAATTGTGGCCGTTGGAACCACCACGTTGCGTGTTTTAGAATCGGTGGCAAACCAAGATGGAACGATAAAAAGTTTTGTGGGCGATACAAGCTTATTTATTACCCCGGGTTATAAATTTAAAGTTGTCGATGCATTGTTAACAAATTTTCATTTGCCAAAATCTTCGCTTCTCGCGCTCGTCGCTACGTTTATTGGTACAGTGGACGAAACGCTTTCTCTTTACAACGAAGCGGTGAAAAACAAATATCGCTTCTTCTCTTTCGGCGACGCGATGTGGATAGAGTGAACTAATTTTCAATTATCAATTTTGCAATTTTCAAATAATTATCCAACCTTCGCTAAAGCTTCGGTTGGCAGGCAATTACTTAATTATCAAAACGACGTCGTTGTTTGAAAATTGGAATTTGATAATTAATTGATAATTGGTCATTGAAAATTGATAATTCCGAACGGTTCCAGTATTTTATTCATATGCATAAGTGGCTGTGGATTATGGTTGTTGGGCTGTTTTTACCAGCCTTTAGCGTTTCCGCCGTTGATAGTGATCTTGTAATAAGTGAGGTGTTGCCGAGCCCTGTTGGTGACGATGGTTTATATGAATTTATTGAAATACATAATTTGGGATCTTTGGACGTTGATTTGACCGGTTTGTATTTGGATGATGCGGAAGGTAGTGGCCCTAGTACTGCTTATCCTTTTGTGAGTGGTACAAAAATTTTAGCCGGCGAATATTTAGCTTTTTATTCAGAAAAGACGCGGCTTAGTTTAACGAATGGAGGAGAAGTCGCACGCATATTAAAAGCAGATAAAACATTATTAACAGAGTTGGCTTATGTTAATGCACCGGAAGGTTCTTCTTTTGCGCTAAAGTCGGATG harbors:
- a CDS encoding lamin tail domain-containing protein, with the protein product MHKWLWIMVVGLFLPAFSVSAVDSDLVISEVLPSPVGDDGLYEFIEIHNLGSLDVDLTGLYLDDAEGSGPSTAYPFVSGTKILAGEYLAFYSEKTRLSLTNGGEVARILKADKTLLTELAYVNAPEGSSFALKSDGSFAWTTILTPGAENQ